CAGGTCTTCACCCGTTACCTGCTCCACTTTTGACTCACTACACCCGGGAGCAGTCATGGAGTTCACCGAGGAGCACATAGtggactttctgaggatgaacGGAGGTAAAGTGATGAGTTCTGTTCTACTCGAGcactttaaaactgtttttcctGCGGAGCCAGAGCTCAGGGCGGCAGTTCGGGCACAGTTTAAAAGCTGCGTGGACCGTGTCGCTTTTGTAAAGAGTGGGACGAAATATGTGTGTCTGAGGAAAAAGTTTCTAATTAATCCTCTTTGTGAAACGGCACCTGAGACGGAGCACGTTTCTACAGAACAGGCGGAGAGCGCAGGTAGTGACgtaacaccaccaccacctgtGTCAGAGACCGGAAGTGACAGACAGAGGTGTGTTCCGCATGTTTTCCTCCAACTTCCCGAGAACCGGAACGAGCAGAGTAAAGTGGACGACAACCGAACCCAAATGGGGAACATAGGAAGTTGCAGACAAGGCAAGCCACGCGTCATTCCACAAATCACAGTTATCCAGGCGTCGCCACTCCCTGATGATGGAACTGTGTTCAACATGCCCCAACCTGCAGCCACTGGATCCACAGGGCTCAGCAATGCTGGGACTACAGGGTCAGGCAGTGTGTCAGGGTTCCCCAGAGGAACCTTTGAGATTGTCATCTCAGAACCAGGTGAAGACGAAGAGAATATCAATGAGGTTTGCCTTGACACAGACCATTTGTCTGGCAGCGGGAGAATCTCCCCCAGGGAAAGCCGCAAACACTTCATCGAGGTAATGATGAATAGCTCTGCTGATGTGAAGCGTCTCACCAGGTGTGACAGCGACGTCTCCTCATTGGTGTCCtccaccttggaggaggacagGACCTTGGTGACCCTGGACCCAGTGGAACACGAGTGGATGTTGTGCTCCTCGGATAGCGAGTGGAGCAGTCTGCAACGCCTCTTGGTCACTGAACCGAGTCTTGTCTTGAGAAAGGACTTCGTCACCGGGTTCACCTGCCTGCACTGGGCCGCCAAGCACGGCAAACCTGAACTCATCGCCATGATCGTGAACTTCGCCAAACAGCATCACGTTCCAATCAGCGTCGACGTCCGCTCCAACACGGGCTACACGCCGCTGCACATCGCCGCCATGCACGGCCACATGGAAGTGGTGAAGCTATTGGTCGGTGCCTTCAACGCTGATGTGGAGATCAGAGACTACAGCGGAAAGAAGGCCTGCCAGTACCTCACCAATAGCGCCAGCCTGGACATACGAGATATCGTTGGAGCGTACGAAACCCAAGAAACCGACGACTCGCACCACAAAGATACCCCTCGTTGGAAGTTGGCCCAGATCCTCCAGGCCAACCTGAAACCTACCTGGATGCTCAACTCAGAGGACTGTGTTCCTGCAGACAGGGAAGGTGGACCCAGGGAGGTTCTCCTGAGGAGGAAGTCATCTCTCAGCATAATGAAGCCCAAGTTTCAGAGGATTCGACAGAGGACGTCGCAATTGGTCCATAGCACCTCGtttggagagaaaaaagaaggCGAGAGGGCAAAGAGGCACTCGTTTTTGTCTCGACCCAAGACGCATTGGTTTGGGTGACGTGTAGCTAGTTACTCATGTTGGGACTTTTTCAGGATCAAAGTACAAACTACTTGGATAAATGAGTACAAGCGATATTTTTTTATGGTGTGGGTCAAATTTTCCACCAGCATTAACAAGTTGTGACAGTTGGTTTTTTAAAGGGCACAATGAGATGGGCTTTCATTTGTTACAtgaaaattgttacatttttgtcattttcagtcATTATTGGTCCTCTTTTAAAAATTGGAATTTGTCCatattccagcaagttaatttgttgtctttttttttaatatatatgtatgggtttcgtttattcaggaaatgtttatctcctggcatgttttgactgtcaactgccagtcatcCTCGGAGGTGATTGCTTTGCTGTAGCGCTACAAGTTCACTAAACAGGAAAGCATCAAATGAGATCATCTTATGAAATAACTCGTAGGGttgcatcaaagcaatcacctttGAGgatgactggcagttgacaattttttaaaataactttttattggAGAGTCTAACTTATGTCTTTTGAAAAGTGCAATAGgaataaagtttattattataaatgaaattatttttgctttaagcGCGATCATGTTCACTTGCTGCCAATAAATGTTATTGATTTCACCTGTCGTTGAATGATAAGCCAATCAGCATAGGTCGTGGCACTACTGATTTTCTCCCGCTCCCAGCTGTCACTAAAGCTTCTTGGCTCTGTAATCTGGATCACATGATCATGGGGGAGTGACACCAGAGTGTATAATTCACGCAACAACAATGAGCCAAAACACGTAactactgatgacatcatcgtaAACGGCGTCGTCATTGATCAGCGTTGTTGTGTCCGTTTTAAACCCTTGAAGTAATCAAGTATTCATTATCATTATGCcgtcaaaatgttttatttttattttctgaaagCTTAATTGTAAGCACACTTCTAGAGAAACACTGCAGTTGTCAAATTACTTTGGCTGTTTACAATTCATGGACTTATAAAGCAAGCAGACAATTTATATATGTGCAAATAACCTGTTACTGATGAAATATTTCTGTATTATACTGTTTTGTATTCCACTTGCCTTTGTTATATGATGACGCGCAGTTTGTAATctgtacatttactgtattttttctattctatttctttttttatgatgAAATGCTGGATTTTATTTGTGAAAACAGCTGTGAAATACATGCATAAACAAAACTGGACAGTGCAGTGACTCAATTCTTTATTCCTAACTGTTTTTCACCTGAAGCACAGCTACGCTATGTCAACTAAAACATAAAAGAAGTTGTTAATTAATTTCCAAACCTCCAGAATGGTGACGTTTGcttttgtgtttaaatataaAACCGAGCGTAACCACATCAGACATCAGCTTTGTGTCTATTCTTATTCGTGGGAAATGCATACAGGGTGTTATCCACTAGATGGCAGTACTGCTCTTCTCTTAATAGAACACTTTATTTGGTAGTTTTGGTAAAGtgtagtttgtttttcttcctcaGATTTTgacattgtgtatgtttttctctcattgtgtatttttgttgttattctggAGTCTTGTGTTggttttggagtcgttttgtgcgtttttcttGTCTATTTAgggatttttctgtaatttaataTGTTCTGGTTAATAATTTTggatatttctgttgtcttggAGAAAATTTGCGTGTTTTTGTATACTTTTATGTCCTTTTTGTGTACCTCTGTCTTGTTGGTTTtgaagtcatcttgtgtattttcctgtttagtgtatttctgttgatttgtaaattttttttggtttcttagaatacttttgtgtttttcattttatgatttttggagtaattatgtgtatttatgttgtcgtttttgaagtcattttgtgcatttactttggaaagtcatacaaaattacactgaGGGCCACCAATTGCCCATATATTGTATaggctgtgttttttaaaggttGTTTTGGTGATGAGCATACATTAGCGGTAGTGATACTTAAATTTTGGGAACTTTTTAGGTCCTTAAGCCATTCTAGTTGAGCACCATTGTACATATAAGGTTCACACGGCAGATTATAAATGGGTGCATCAGTGtaagaaaccttttttttttttgcaatgcatTCTGGGTAATGTTTCCCATGGCTGCTGTCTGAACACAAGTCATGACTCGACATAGTTCATACATCATATTTCTGTTCCCATCTCAGTGATAACATTTGGCACCTGTTCACTCCTCACattatctttaaaaaattaCTGACATTCCACAACATTTTTCTGCAGTTTTATTCTTTAACACGTACATACAGTCTTTGatcacattttgaaataaaggcAAATTAAGCTAACTTGTTAATTGCATTTCATTACTGTGCACAAAATGAGTATACAATGTTTatcatagctttttttttttcctagggTTTTGATGCGTGACTtagtttttgttggtgttttgaaATAACTCGTTTTCATTTAATGCCATGAAACTTGTGCAATATtagctttttcacattttaactaACTTTTGAAATGTAGACGTGTACGTATTGAATGtgtgcatttaaaaatgtgGCCCTGTTTTACTAAATAAATACTGTCTCTAATTTGAACAAATCCAAACAAAAAgtcaaatatatgtatatatatattcttttgcTTTATATTAGGATTAGATTTATAAGTTTAAAACTactaatatatttttattttagtaatATTTTAAGAGGTCTGTGCAAATAATTGGATTATAGAAGGGGAGAGGTTGTGTTTTAACACGTCCTtcactgattttttattttttatttttttttttaaggaccaAATTGTTATAAATACCCAAGTAAACTACATCACATTAAAGTAATCAGTGCAACAAAATACTGAATGcttcataaaaacattttcaggtGTGTTACATAAGTTTCAGCAGTTTGTGACGGTCCACGTTCAATGGCTGTAAATTATTTTTACCTCATTGGACTCACAGGAGTTACACTTACACAAAATGTTTGATAAGAACCACTTGAAATGAGAGTTAAGGCTGTGTGgctttggttggttgaatatCTCAGGTGGCCTGAAGTCCTACGAGCTGGCAACTCTTCTTCCACAGCACCGCCTGCAGGTCGCTGTCATAGGACAGGTCGGACGACTGCTTTTTCTCCCCGTTGTACAGGTAGCACCCGCCAACACCCTCCATCTCAGAGGCTGCGGCAGCGTAGACGGATATAGATGCACCTTCTGCGGGGCTCTgccaacacacacagagaatgaCACTTAAATATGAGAAAGTTTGAGTGATTGAAGCTGTTAGTTGAACAACAGCTACATATATCATGTAGTTACATTCTCTGTCCAAAAGGGGGTGCTAGTCACAGGAGCAGATGGGTACAATTTGTTACAAgaagtttattaaaataattgcaGTATAAAAACTAGTGTTATGAtactctttaaataaaaaaaaaaataattataccgACACCCATTTACATAGTatcggcttttttttttttttttgaccccTGTGTCTTACCCTAAACAGTATCTTGGCCACAGGTTTTTTGAGTGCCCGGGCGAGGGCCCACAGGTTGTCGTACAGCGCCGTGTCCACCATCCCAGGGTCCACAGCAGTAACAGTGACGTTGAAGCCGCCCGTCGTCAGCTGCTCCTGTAGATAGTAGGTGAAAAGGACCAGGGCCACCTTGCTCTGGGCGTAGGCACCGTGGGAGCTGTATAGTTTCCTGGGCACGTGATCAAGTTTAGATTAGCTTCGTATTTAACATATCACATTCATGCACTTTAGATAATTGGTCTAAAGATGAATAATTGGTGTCAAGAATGTCTTTGGAGCAATTCACATCAACTTTTCGCCTCTTTTTCCATGGGGGCATtaccattttggagattttagcCAATCAGCATTCACTTATGATCTTCTCAATTTGATGTTACGCTTACCAGGAAAGAAATCTACCTTTAAAAAATGACGGTGGGCGCAGCATTTGGATGCCACTTTCAGTCATCTTGCTACAGATCTACACA
This is a stretch of genomic DNA from Gouania willdenowi chromosome 2, fGouWil2.1, whole genome shotgun sequence. It encodes these proteins:
- the LOC114476329 gene encoding ankyrin repeat domain-containing protein SOWAHC-like; translation: MEFTEEHIVDFLRMNGGKVMSSVLLEHFKTVFPAEPELRAAVRAQFKSCVDRVAFVKSGTKYVCLRKKFLINPLCETAPETEHVSTEQAESAGSDVTPPPPVSETGSDRQRCVPHVFLQLPENRNEQSKVDDNRTQMGNIGSCRQGKPRVIPQITVIQASPLPDDGTVFNMPQPAATGSTGLSNAGTTGSGSVSGFPRGTFEIVISEPGEDEENINEVCLDTDHLSGSGRISPRESRKHFIEVMMNSSADVKRLTRCDSDVSSLVSSTLEEDRTLVTLDPVEHEWMLCSSDSEWSSLQRLLVTEPSLVLRKDFVTGFTCLHWAAKHGKPELIAMIVNFAKQHHVPISVDVRSNTGYTPLHIAAMHGHMEVVKLLVGAFNADVEIRDYSGKKACQYLTNSASLDIRDIVGAYETQETDDSHHKDTPRWKLAQILQANLKPTWMLNSEDCVPADREGGPREVLLRRKSSLSIMKPKFQRIRQRTSQLVHSTSFGEKKEGERAKRHSFLSRPKTHWFG